The following is a genomic window from Limnochordia bacterium.
GTTTCCTACACCGCCTCAAGGATGCACTCCATCAAAAAAAGCGAAAGCTAGTGCTTACCTATCCCTACAGCCCAAGGGAATCCTTCCCCCCTTATCTCACCATAGCTGACCGCGTTATTCTAAGCAGCGTTTACAAGGAAAAACCCTCCATATGCTTACCGAGTTTTGCCCATCTGCGTCAAGGGATCATCAGACTGGGAAAGTTGATTCCCTCGTGGCGAATTTGGTTAAAACTACCTTTATGTGCATGGGAATATGATGATGAGACTGCTTCGGGAAGGACGATTAGTCATGGGGAGGGAATGGAGTTTTTGCGAAGGTCCCGGACCAAACCCGTTTGGTCCGAGGAGCTTAAAGTCATCGAGCTATCACGGGGTCTGCAACGAGTCTGGTTACCGAATGAGACCACAATGATGCATTGGCTATGGTTAGTGAACAGGTATAACCTAGGAGGAATCGTCTTAACGGGCGTGGGCTTAGAGGATAAGCGCTTGTGGCGTTGTCTGAAACAGCATTTCCTAATTCATAAATGATCCTGTAGATAAATATACTTAAATATCGATTCCAAAGTTACTCCGCTGGCAAGTTTGCATTTTCCGATGCATATAGTTAAGTAGATGGTCAAGCTTCATACAGGGAGGGGAATGCTGTGGGCTGCAAAGCAACGACTCGAATTCTTACACTCGAGGAGATCATAGGTGCTAGTGCAGAGGAGTTCAAGTTAGACGGGATGCTAGTGATTGGAGAAGGCAATCTCAATGCAGAAGAAATTGTACATTGTCGGGTAGAACCAAGGCTGACACAGGTTAGTATTGCCAAGGACTTGGAAGGTGTTGAAATCAGGGGAGTAGTTGATGTCTGCTGTGTTTACGTGGGGCGCAGTGACGATGATCAGGAAGCATTTTTTGCTAGTGTCAACTGGGAGCAGGCCTTGGCTTTTCATCGGGTTATTGAGATTCCTGGTGTGGAAGCTACAATGGAACCGGACGCGGATCTTTGTGTGACGGCGATGAGCCATGATCTGCAGGCAGATGGTCGCACATTGGATATTCATCTAAACATCCGGGCAAAGGTAAAGGCTAGTGCCGTAGAGAAAACTGCGATTATTGAGGATGTGATGGTCACCGAGCCCGAGAAGGCCAAAGTGGAAAAAGAACAGGTGCGGATCGATGAAATAATTGAATCACTAAAGGGTGAGCTGGAGACCAGGGGGACCTTAGTTTTAGGTGAGGATCAAATGCCTGTTGGCCGGGTTTTATCCTACAGTGCAACACCTAAGGTCAACAGTACTACCCTAGATGAGAATTGCATTGTTGTTGATGGTGATATAGAATACAAGGTCCTCTACGTGGTGGAAGAGGACCCCGCACCACAGCAGGCCGTTCACACAGAGACCACCGTCCAGGAAGACTTGTATAGTGAGTGGTCCGAATGGCAGCAGGAAACACGGCTTCCAGCGGTGAAAGAACGGGTCGCTGTTATCAATTTTGCTGGTGCTTCACCCTTCGTTTGTCGGATGGAGACGTTGAAAACGAAGGAAGGCATGCGCTTTCATCCCCGAGTAACGGTGCGAGAGGTCATGGTGCAAGGGCAGGGACGGGAGCTTGACGTTTCCTGCAGGATGGATATTGCCGGTAATACCATCCATCGCCACAAGGTTACCCTGGTTAAAGACGTTATCTCTAGTCAAGGCAGGGAAGTTGCCGTCCGGAGAGAATACCTACAGGTTACGGAAGTAGGCAGCGAGGGATTGGCACGGCGGAAGGCCGAGCTGTCTGTAGATATCCCGGAGGGTAAACCCTCGGTGGACCAAATCCTGGATATGACTGCCCGTATTTGGCCCGGGGAATACCAGGTACTCGAAGATAAGGTGGTGGCGGAGGCGAGCGTTTTCCTGGAAGCCTTCTACACCCCCCACAACGATGGGGGCTATGCACCAGTACAGACGGTGTCATGGAATCTAGAAAACCAGTTCACCATCGCCATTGAGCTTCCCATTAGTGATACCACCATGCATCCGGATTTGGATTTGACCATTGAGGCGCTTAGTTGGGATCTGGTGACACGGGGTCAGATTGAGGTAAGCCTCATTGTCCAGGCCAACTGCACCTTGAAGAACCAATCCGAGCGGGAAGTAGTTGTGGAATTAGTTCTTGTGGAACCTGAAGAAGAAAGACCCCCATCGTACCGCTTTGTCATTGTGCAGCCGGAAGATACCCTGTGGAAGTTAGCGGCAAAGTACCGCACCACAGTTCAGGAGATCCTAGATGAGAATCAGTGGTTGCTGGAGAAGGATAACCTGGAGCGTCTGGAGTGCGGTTGGAAATTACTGATACCGTCGAGGAAAGTAAGCGAGCTTCGTCCCATCACCTAATAATCGCCTAGCTAGCAATTTGCCTTGAAGACCCCTGTTGTGCGGGGTCTTTTTTCGTTAGGACTTGCATAAGCATTGGCATGGCCCCTCATTGGGTGCTAAACCGTGCTGGAAGGAACTAGAAGCAATGCCCGGGGAAGAAAAGCAGGAAAACAGGCCAAAGGGGCGAACTGTAGAATAGAAAATCTATGACTCACAGTGGATTACTTGGAGGCCTTTTCTATGCGAAAGCAGTTAGTCATTATCCTTGCAGTGATATTATTTGTAACTTGTTCGGGGTTGGCATCGGCCCAGGATTTCGATCTGCCTGCGGGTGCAGCTATTTTAATCGATGCGGATACAGGTCAGGTACTCTTTGCCAAGAACGAGCATGAACAGATGCCACCAGCCAGTATAGTAAAACTCATGACAACTTTACTAGTCCTTGAGGCGGTTGATAGCGGCCGGGCCAGTCTAGACGATGTTGTGATTACAAGCCAGTACGCTAGTCAAGTGGAGGGCTCTAAGGTCTTTCTAGCATCGGGGGAGAGTCACCCACTAGAGAAGATGATGCAAGCGGTCACTATTTACTCAGGGAATGATGCTACAGTTGCCGTGGCAGAATATCTTGGTGGTACTGAGGCCAACTTCGTGCGGCTAATGAACGAACGGGCCCAGGAGTTAGGCATGAAGAACACTTACTTCATTGATTCTAACGGCTTGCCAATTGGTGATCTGGATAATGCTAGCACAGCCTATGATATTGCCCTTTTGAGCCGTGAGGTAGTAAAACACCCCAAGGCCCTGGAATGGTCTTCCACCGAGTTTGCTATTTTCCGTGAGAAGCCCCGCTTTGATATGCCAAACCGGAACCGGCTCATTAAAGCCTATCCTGGGGCCGATGGCTTGAAGACCGGATATACTAGTGCTGCTGGTTACTGTTTGGTTGGGA
Proteins encoded in this region:
- a CDS encoding DUF3794 domain-containing protein → MGCKATTRILTLEEIIGASAEEFKLDGMLVIGEGNLNAEEIVHCRVEPRLTQVSIAKDLEGVEIRGVVDVCCVYVGRSDDDQEAFFASVNWEQALAFHRVIEIPGVEATMEPDADLCVTAMSHDLQADGRTLDIHLNIRAKVKASAVEKTAIIEDVMVTEPEKAKVEKEQVRIDEIIESLKGELETRGTLVLGEDQMPVGRVLSYSATPKVNSTTLDENCIVVDGDIEYKVLYVVEEDPAPQQAVHTETTVQEDLYSEWSEWQQETRLPAVKERVAVINFAGASPFVCRMETLKTKEGMRFHPRVTVREVMVQGQGRELDVSCRMDIAGNTIHRHKVTLVKDVISSQGREVAVRREYLQVTEVGSEGLARRKAELSVDIPEGKPSVDQILDMTARIWPGEYQVLEDKVVAEASVFLEAFYTPHNDGGYAPVQTVSWNLENQFTIAIELPISDTTMHPDLDLTIEALSWDLVTRGQIEVSLIVQANCTLKNQSEREVVVELVLVEPEEERPPSYRFVIVQPEDTLWKLAAKYRTTVQEILDENQWLLEKDNLERLECGWKLLIPSRKVSELRPIT
- a CDS encoding D-alanyl-D-alanine carboxypeptidase — translated: MRKQLVIILAVILFVTCSGLASAQDFDLPAGAAILIDADTGQVLFAKNEHEQMPPASIVKLMTTLLVLEAVDSGRASLDDVVITSQYASQVEGSKVFLASGESHPLEKMMQAVTIYSGNDATVAVAEYLGGTEANFVRLMNERAQELGMKNTYFIDSNGLPIGDLDNASTAYDIALLSREVVKHPKALEWSSTEFAIFREKPRFDMPNRNRLIKAYPGADGLKTGYTSAAGYCLVGTAKKGDLRLISVVLKTDSDDERLQQTMRLLDYGFSFDYRDVVSQGKLVGQLDVLGGRSQKVDVAAGEDVRLLAARGERDPFEVQLVMKEALQAPINKGDVVGTMTISYRGRVAKELPVVAAEEVARAGFFTRLLRTISGWFK